In Labrus mixtus chromosome 11, fLabMix1.1, whole genome shotgun sequence, a single window of DNA contains:
- the si:ch73-95l15.5 gene encoding uncharacterized protein si:ch73-95l15.5 isoform X1, with amino-acid sequence MSSRGKNDLCLICGGGLQGNQRRWLFGGHKKNNGQPQTPTESLRGGSLSRSSQSSPWGSTLSLSSSRSLSMSQLSLSSQSKAMDLLSVLTHILGQHVPRGSGQGEFVCGKCVTALERVFKFDSVIARVRMLSSERLQKLTQERDKIRQWVRQNYRQKHPGDFNSRGSTSEEDGEGEKEGYREMLRENMALSEYECWSEKWDTCPYFIRTGKRCRKGKCCEGCDSLRVSDSDYESACGIPRHLPFQPFSPLPLSRDKSRSMPVHWNRVPSIRSCSSSLAGSTLSLQASSRAESIQSLDSLDGNDPFDSPGVHFVLNELRSIEGKPISSPSGSRIPILGRKDGKYSGKVGETVSPRVNRVLSFGEVENGGEEMAGEDGDVLTELRDEFMPLHRESTSGRVQHAGKHLRGQLDQAVSRIRTLEAELKHGRSKPAEVNGSEDWAPLVQEKGGSSLLQSLGHSLRSRERLIQECMGLIRRLCVEEGAGAELANKLTEKLSENLKEALSDNKASLETLRSELTEREKSMEKEIEALRKAGRDRERDLDTLNTVLQCNQDIINELRVALGEKEHLLKEVEKEREVWKQKDRALATVLQEKEALIHYLKEELKKCQKDAQALSGSVIGQDLAGGGAQLAAWLEEREGNSATLCNEVTKLTTALQEYQDMVQTQQESHSQTVSSLTAELRDTRQELRQKEKERKEAARAVQNLRQDGERAERKLRDSLEKRDKLIEQILLDAEERDHLFKELQQNLQNKREPLTAVKHTL; translated from the exons ATGTCTTCCAGAGGTAAAAATGACTTGTGTCTAATATGTGGGGGAGGTCTCCAGGGCAACCAAAGGCGGTGGCTGTTTGGGGGCCACAAAAAGAACAACGGCCAGCCTCAGACCCCGACAGAGTCCCTGAGAGGAGGAAGCCTGTCCCGTTCCTCACAGAGCAGCCCCTGGG gCAGCACTTTGTCACTGAGTTCTTCAAGGTCTCTCTCCATGTCCCAGTTATCCCTGAGCTCCCAGTCCAAAGCAATGGATTTGCTCTCTGTGTTGACTCACATACTGGGGCAGCATGTACCGAGGGGGAGCGGGCAGGGGGAGTTTGTGTGTGGTAAGTGTGTAACCGCCCTTGAGCGGGTCTTCAAGTTCGACTCAGTGATTGCCAGGGTGCGGATGCTTTCATCTGAGAGGCTTCAGAAGCTGACCCAGGAGAGGGACAAGATCAGACAGTGGGTGCGCCAAAACTACCGCCAAAAACACCCAGGGGACTTCAACAGCAGGGGAAGCACCAGCGAAGAGGAtggagagggggagaaggagggcTACAGGGAGATGCTCAGAGAGAACATGGCGCTGTCAGAGTACGAGTGCTGGTCCGAGAAGTGGGACACGTGTCCGTATTTTATAAGAACTGGTAAAAGATGCAGGAAGGGCAAGTGCTGTGAAGGCTGTGATTCTTTGCGGGTGTCTGACTCGGATTATGAGTCTGCTTGTGGGATTCCTCGCCACTTGCCTTTTCAACCCTTCTCCCCATTGCCATTGTCACGGGACAAATCCCGAAGTATGCCCGTTCACTGGAACAGGGTGCCATCCATTCGCTCCTGTTCATCCTCACTGGCAGGTTCAACTCTGTCTTTACAAGCCTCTTCACGCGCCGAGTCCATCCAGTCTCTGGACTCTCTCGATGGAAACGACCCGTTTGACTCACCAGGTGTTCACTTTGTGCTAAATGAGCTCCGAAGCATTGAAGGGAAGCCAATCAGCTCGCCTTCAGGGAGTAGGATTCCAATTCTGGGGAGGAAAGACGGGAAGTACTCAGGAAAAGTTGGAGAGACGGTGTCACCCAGAGTGAACAGGGTGCTGAGCTTTGGGGAGGTGGAGAACGGAGGGGAGGAAATGGCCGGTGAAGACGGGGACGTTTTGACAGAGCTGAGAGATGAGTTCATGCCTCTTCATCGAGAG agcaCTTCTGGAAGGGTTCAACATGCTGGCAAGCACCTGCGAGGCCAGCTGGACCAAGCTGTTTCCCGCATCAGGACCCTGGAGGCCGAACTGAAACATGGGAGAAGCAAACCAGCTGAAGTCAATGGATCAGAAGATTGGGCCCCG TTGGTCCAGGAGAAAGGTGGCAGTTCCCTGCTGCAGAGCCTCGGTCACTCCCTGCGCAGCCGGGAGCGTCTGATCCAG GAGTGTATGGGTCTGATCAGACGACTGTGTGTGGAGGAGGGAGCAGGGGCAGAGCTGGCCAACAAGCTGACTGAGAAACTGAGTGAGAATCTGAAGGAAGCTCTGTCTGACAACAAG GCCTCCCTGGAGACTTTGAGGTCTGAATtaactgagagagagaagagtatGGAGAAAGAGATCGAGGCCCTGAGGAAGGCTGGAAGAGACCGAGAAAGAGACCTGGACACACTGAACACTGTCCTGCAGTGCAACCAGGATATTATCAAT GAGCTGCGAGTGGCTCTGGGGGAGAAGGAGCACCTGCtgaaggaggtggagaaggagagggaggtgtGGAAACAGAAGGACCGGGCCCTCGCTACTGTCCTGCAGGAGAAGGAGGCTCTGATTCATTACCTcaaagaggagctgaagaagtgTCAGAAAGATGCACAG GCTCTCTCAggctctgtgattggtcaggATTTGGCCGGGGGCGGGGCTCAGCTGGCAGCCTggttggaggagagagagggaaacagcGCTACCTTGTGCAACGAGGTCACCAAACTCACCACAGCCCTGCAGGAGTACCAGGACATGGTGCAG ACTCAGCAGGAGAGTCACAGTCAGACAGTGTCCTCCTTGACAGCTGAACTCAGAGACACTCGGCAGGAGCTGAGGCAGAAAGAGAAGGAGCGGAAGGAGGCGGCTAGAGCCGTGCAGAACCTCAGACAGGACGGAGAGAGAGCGGAGAGGAAACTGAGAGACAGCCTGGAGAAGAGAGATAAACTCATCGAG
- the si:ch73-95l15.5 gene encoding uncharacterized protein si:ch73-95l15.5 isoform X2 produces the protein MSSRGKNDLCLICGGGLQGNQRRWLFGGHKKNNGQPQTPTESLRGGSLSRSSQSSPWGSTLSLSSSRSLSMSQLSLSSQSKAMDLLSVLTHILGQHVPRGSGQGEFVCGKCVTALERVFKFDSVIARVRMLSSERLQKLTQERDKIRQWVRQNYRQKHPGDFNSRGSTSEEDGEGEKEGYREMLRENMALSEYECWSEKWDTCPYFIRTGKRCRKGKCCEGCDSLRVSDSDYESACGIPRHLPFQPFSPLPLSRDKSRSMPVHWNRVPSIRSCSSSLAGSTLSLQASSRAESIQSLDSLDGNDPFDSPGVHFVLNELRSIEGKPISSPSGSRIPILGRKDGKYSGKVGETVSPRVNRVLSFGEVENGGEEMAGEDGDVLTELRDEFMPLHRESTSGRVQHAGKHLRGQLDQAVSRIRTLEAELKHGRSKPAEVNGSEDWAPECMGLIRRLCVEEGAGAELANKLTEKLSENLKEALSDNKASLETLRSELTEREKSMEKEIEALRKAGRDRERDLDTLNTVLQCNQDIINELRVALGEKEHLLKEVEKEREVWKQKDRALATVLQEKEALIHYLKEELKKCQKDAQALSGSVIGQDLAGGGAQLAAWLEEREGNSATLCNEVTKLTTALQEYQDMVQTQQESHSQTVSSLTAELRDTRQELRQKEKERKEAARAVQNLRQDGERAERKLRDSLEKRDKLIEQILLDAEERDHLFKELQQNLQNKREPLTAVKHTL, from the exons ATGTCTTCCAGAGGTAAAAATGACTTGTGTCTAATATGTGGGGGAGGTCTCCAGGGCAACCAAAGGCGGTGGCTGTTTGGGGGCCACAAAAAGAACAACGGCCAGCCTCAGACCCCGACAGAGTCCCTGAGAGGAGGAAGCCTGTCCCGTTCCTCACAGAGCAGCCCCTGGG gCAGCACTTTGTCACTGAGTTCTTCAAGGTCTCTCTCCATGTCCCAGTTATCCCTGAGCTCCCAGTCCAAAGCAATGGATTTGCTCTCTGTGTTGACTCACATACTGGGGCAGCATGTACCGAGGGGGAGCGGGCAGGGGGAGTTTGTGTGTGGTAAGTGTGTAACCGCCCTTGAGCGGGTCTTCAAGTTCGACTCAGTGATTGCCAGGGTGCGGATGCTTTCATCTGAGAGGCTTCAGAAGCTGACCCAGGAGAGGGACAAGATCAGACAGTGGGTGCGCCAAAACTACCGCCAAAAACACCCAGGGGACTTCAACAGCAGGGGAAGCACCAGCGAAGAGGAtggagagggggagaaggagggcTACAGGGAGATGCTCAGAGAGAACATGGCGCTGTCAGAGTACGAGTGCTGGTCCGAGAAGTGGGACACGTGTCCGTATTTTATAAGAACTGGTAAAAGATGCAGGAAGGGCAAGTGCTGTGAAGGCTGTGATTCTTTGCGGGTGTCTGACTCGGATTATGAGTCTGCTTGTGGGATTCCTCGCCACTTGCCTTTTCAACCCTTCTCCCCATTGCCATTGTCACGGGACAAATCCCGAAGTATGCCCGTTCACTGGAACAGGGTGCCATCCATTCGCTCCTGTTCATCCTCACTGGCAGGTTCAACTCTGTCTTTACAAGCCTCTTCACGCGCCGAGTCCATCCAGTCTCTGGACTCTCTCGATGGAAACGACCCGTTTGACTCACCAGGTGTTCACTTTGTGCTAAATGAGCTCCGAAGCATTGAAGGGAAGCCAATCAGCTCGCCTTCAGGGAGTAGGATTCCAATTCTGGGGAGGAAAGACGGGAAGTACTCAGGAAAAGTTGGAGAGACGGTGTCACCCAGAGTGAACAGGGTGCTGAGCTTTGGGGAGGTGGAGAACGGAGGGGAGGAAATGGCCGGTGAAGACGGGGACGTTTTGACAGAGCTGAGAGATGAGTTCATGCCTCTTCATCGAGAG agcaCTTCTGGAAGGGTTCAACATGCTGGCAAGCACCTGCGAGGCCAGCTGGACCAAGCTGTTTCCCGCATCAGGACCCTGGAGGCCGAACTGAAACATGGGAGAAGCAAACCAGCTGAAGTCAATGGATCAGAAGATTGGGCCCCG GAGTGTATGGGTCTGATCAGACGACTGTGTGTGGAGGAGGGAGCAGGGGCAGAGCTGGCCAACAAGCTGACTGAGAAACTGAGTGAGAATCTGAAGGAAGCTCTGTCTGACAACAAG GCCTCCCTGGAGACTTTGAGGTCTGAATtaactgagagagagaagagtatGGAGAAAGAGATCGAGGCCCTGAGGAAGGCTGGAAGAGACCGAGAAAGAGACCTGGACACACTGAACACTGTCCTGCAGTGCAACCAGGATATTATCAAT GAGCTGCGAGTGGCTCTGGGGGAGAAGGAGCACCTGCtgaaggaggtggagaaggagagggaggtgtGGAAACAGAAGGACCGGGCCCTCGCTACTGTCCTGCAGGAGAAGGAGGCTCTGATTCATTACCTcaaagaggagctgaagaagtgTCAGAAAGATGCACAG GCTCTCTCAggctctgtgattggtcaggATTTGGCCGGGGGCGGGGCTCAGCTGGCAGCCTggttggaggagagagagggaaacagcGCTACCTTGTGCAACGAGGTCACCAAACTCACCACAGCCCTGCAGGAGTACCAGGACATGGTGCAG ACTCAGCAGGAGAGTCACAGTCAGACAGTGTCCTCCTTGACAGCTGAACTCAGAGACACTCGGCAGGAGCTGAGGCAGAAAGAGAAGGAGCGGAAGGAGGCGGCTAGAGCCGTGCAGAACCTCAGACAGGACGGAGAGAGAGCGGAGAGGAAACTGAGAGACAGCCTGGAGAAGAGAGATAAACTCATCGAG